TGCAATAATTATCATCGTGAATACTGGATTATGTGCGTCACCTCACGCACAATGAGCGCACACTTTTGCCACAACGAGGGCAGAAGGAAGCCACACCTGCAGGAGAAAAAAATGTCATCACTCAGTAAAGAAGCTGCCCTGGTCCATGAAGCCCTGGTTGCGCGCGGTCTTGAAACGCCACTGCGCCCGCCGGTTCAGGAGCTGGATAATGAAACCCGCAAACGTCTGATTTCCGGGCACATGACCGAGATCATGCAATTGCTGAATCTCGACCTGAGCGACGACAGTCTGATGGAAACGCCGCACCGCATTGCCAAGATGTATGTCGACGAGATTTTCTCCGGCCTCGATTACGCCAATTTCCCTAAAATCACCGTCATTGAAAATAAGATGAAGGTTGATGAAATGGTGACGGTGCGCGACATCACCCTGACCAGCACCTGCGAGCACCACTTCGTAACCATCGACGGCAAGGCGACCGTGGCGTACATCCCGAAAGACACGGTGATTGGTCTGTCCAAGATCAACCGCATCGTGCAGTTCTTCTCCCAGCGCCCGCAGGTGCAGGAGCGTCTGACGCAGCAGATCCTTACCGCGCTGCAGACCCTGCTGGGCACCAACAACGTGGCCGTCTCTATCGACGCGGTGCATTACTGCGTTAAGGCGCGCGGCGTACGGGACGCCACCAGCGCGACCACCACCACCTCGCTCGGTGGCCTGTTTAAATCCAGCCAGAACACCCGCCAGGAGTTTCTGCGCGCCGTGCGTCACCACAACTAATCAGGCAGGGCAGGAACCATGGAGCGAAACGTCACGCTCGATTTTGTTCGCGGCGTCGCCATTCTCGGTATCCTGCTGCTCAATATTAACGCCTTCGGTTTGCCGAAGGCGGCTTATCTTAATCCGGCCTGGTATGGCGAGATCGCTCGCAGCGATGCCTGGACCTGGGCGGTGCTCGATCTCTTCGCCCAGGTTAAATTCCTGACGCTGTTTGCCCTGCTGTTTGGCGCGGGCCTTCAGCTGTTGCTCAGGCGCGGCACGCGCTGGATCCAGGCACGCCTGACGCTGCTGGTCATACTCGGCTTTATCCATGGGCTGTTCTTCTGGGACGGCGATATTCTGCTGGCGTACGGGCTGGTGGGGCTAATCTGCTGGCGCTTGATTCGCGATGCGCCCAGCGTCAAAAGCCTGTTTAACACCGGCGTGATGCTGTACGTCATGGGGCTGAGCGTGCTGGTGCTGCTCGGTCTTATTTCGGGCGATTCAACCAACCGCGCGTGGATCCCGGACGCGGCTCACCTTCAGTACGAACAGTTCTGGAAGCTTAAAGGCGGCACCGAGGCGATAAGCAATCGCGCGGATATGTTGGGCGACAATCTCATTGCGCTGGGCGCACAGTACGGCTGGCAGCTGGCGGGAATGATGCTGATGGGCGCGTCGCTGATGCGCACCGGGTGGCTGAAAGGCGAATTCAGCCCACGTCATTATCGTCTGACAGGGGCAGGGCTGGTGCTGCTTGGCCTGCTGATCAATCTTCCGGCGGTCGTGATGCAGTGGCATCTGGCGTGGAACTACCGCTGGTGTGCCTTCCTGCTTCAGGCTCCACGTGAGCTGAGCGCGCCGTTTCAGACCATCGGCTATGCGGCGCTGATCTACGGTTTCTGGCCACAGCTTAGCCGGCTGTGGATCGTCAGCGCCGTGGCCTGCGTAGGCCGCATGGCGCTCAGCAACTACCTCCTTCAGACGCTGATTTGCACCACGCTGTTCTATCGATTTGGCCTGTTTATGAAATTCGACCGGCTGACGCTCCTGGCATTCGTTATTCCAGTCTGGGCCGTGAACCTGGCGTTTTCCGTTATCTGGCTGCGCTATTTCCGCCAGGGACCGCTGGAGTGGGTATGGCGTCAATTAACCGCACTTGCGTCGGGTGTATCATTGAGTAATACAACCAGATAACGATCTGGATCACAATCATTAACAAAACGGATGTAAGCGTTTTCATCTGTGTGACCTTCTTCACGTAGTCCCCTTCCGCTCGCTGCCAGAATAGCCTCCTTGCTAAACACAGGGGGTGTCTGTGAGTTGCTGCAATCCTTTGAAGGATGGTGAACATGATCACCATTCGTGACGTTGCCCGTCTGGCGGGCGTTTCCGTAGCGACCGTCTCTCGCGTGCTGAACAACAGTGCGCTGGTCAGCCCTGAAACGCGTGAAGCCGTTGTAAAAGCCGTCACCCAACTGGGGTACCGACCCAATGCCAATGCTCAGGCGCTCGCGACCCAGGTCAGCGACACCATTGGCGTGGTGGTGATGGATGTGTCAGATGCCTTTTTTGGCGCACTGGTCAAAGCGGTGGACGTTGTCGCGCAGCAGCATCAGAAGTACGTGCTGATTGGCAACAGCTATCACGAGGCGGAAAAAGAGCGCTATGCCATTGAGGTGCTGATCCGCCAGCGCTGTAACGCCTTAATCGTGCACTCAAAAGCGCTCAGCGATGAGGAGCTGGCCGGGTTTATGGAGCAGATCCCCGGCATGGTGCTGATCAACCGGATTGTCCCTGGCTATGCCCATCGCTGCGTCGGGCTGGATAACGTCAGCGGCGCAATGATGGCGACGCGGATGCTGATAAACAACGGCCATCAGCGCGTTGGTTACCTTGCTTCCAGCCATCACATTGAAGATGACGATATGCGCCGGGAAGGGTGGCAAAACGCGCTGAAAGAGCAGGGCATTGTCCCGCTGGACAGCTGGATCGGCACCGGTACGCCGGATATGCAGGGAGGCGAGGCCGCGATGGTCGAGCTGCTGGGGCGTAATCTTCAGCTCTCTGCCGTCTTTGCCTATAACGACAGCATGGCGGCGGGGGCGCTGACCGCCCTGAAGGACAACGGTATTGCGGTGCCACAGCATTTATCGCTGATTGGATTTGATGATATCCCCATCGCGCGTTACACCGACCCGCAGCTGACAACGGTTCGCTACCCCATTGCCTCCATGGCAAAACTGGCGACGGAGCTGGCGTTACAGGGCGCAGCAGGCATGCTTGATGCGGGTGCAACCCACTGTTTCATGCCGACTTTAGTGCGTCGTCATTCGGTATCCATTCGGCAAATTGTGGCTCCGATCACTAACTGATTACACAGAGTGATGTAACCGTTTTCAATCTGTGAGTAAATTCACAGTATCTTAACAAGCCGCTGACTATGATGTCAGCGTTTTAGGGGCTGAAACGCTATGTAACGGTGATTATTCACTTTGGCCATAGCAAACGTGCCGTAAACATCTAAAAAAACGCATTTCTGGAGCCTTACCGATCACGGAAGAGAGAAAGTTTATAAGTGAACTTCGGCTGCCAGTAACGTTTATTTAACATCTGCCCGCCGACCGTTATTCACAAGAACTACCCTGCATAAAAAAAACCGGAGATACCATGAATAAGAAGGTGTTGACTCTGTCTGCTGTAATGGCAAGCATGCTTTTTGGTGCAGCTGCACACGCTGCGGATACCCGTATTGGCGTGACCATTTATAAATACGACGACAACTTCATGTCTGTTGTGCGTAAAGCAATTGAAAAAGATGCCAAGGCAGCGCCAGATGTTCAGCTGCTGATGAATGATTCCCAGAACGACCAGTCCAAACAGAACGATCAGATTGACGTGCTGCTGGCAAAAGGCGTGAAAGCGCTGGCAATCAACCTGGTTGACCCGGCTGCAGCAGGCACGGTAATTGAAAAAGCGCGCGGCCAGAACGTGCCAATCGTCTTCTTCAACAAAGAACCTTCCCGTAAAGCGCTGGACAGCTATGACAAAGCGTTTTACGTCGGGACTGACTCCAAAGAGTCCGGTATTATCCAGGGCGACCTGATTGCTAAACACTGGGCGGCAAACCCGAACTGGGATCTGAACAAAGACGGTCAGATTCAGTTCGTTCTGCTGAAAGGCGAACCGGGCCACCCGGATGCGGAAGCACGTACCACCTACGTTATCAAAGAGCTGAACGACAAAGGTCTGAAAACCCAGCAGCTGGCGTTAGATACCGCCATGTGGGACACCGCTCAGGCGAAAGATAAGATGGACGCGTGGCTCTCTGGTCCGAACGCCAACAAAATCGAAGTGGTTATCGCCAACAACGATGCGATGGCAATGGGCGCGGTAGAAGCGCTGAAAGCACACAACAAATCTTCCATTCCGGTGTTCGGCGTGGATGCTCTGCCAGAAGCGCTGGCGCTGGTGAAATCTGGCGCGATGGCCGGTACCGTGCTGAACGATGCCAACAACCAGGCGAAAGCCACCTTCGATCTGGCGAAAAACCTGGCTGACGGTAAAGGTGCCGCTGAGGGTACCAACTGGAAAATTGAAAACAAAATCGTTCGCGTACCTTACGTGGGCGTAGACCAGTCCAACCTGGCTGAGTTTCTCGGTAAATAAGTGAGTTAACCTGTCTCCACTGGGCGCAATTCGTTGCGCCCATTTATAACGCGCTATGCGAGGCCAACAAGGTATAATTATGGTCAGCACAACTACTCAGTCGTCCGGTGAATACCTGTTGGAAATGAGCGGTATCAACAAGTCATTTCCCGGCGTTAAGGCACTCGATAACGTTAATTTAAAAGTGCGTCCTCACTCTATTCATGCCCTGATGGGGGAGAACGGTGCGGGTAAATCAACGTTATTAAAATGTCTTTTTGGGATCTATCAAAAAGATTCTGGCAGCATTCTTTTTCAGGGGAAAGAGATCGATTTCCATTCGGCGAAAGAGGCGCTGGAAAACGGTATCTCAATGGTTCACCAGGAACTGAACCTGGTACTGCAACGGTCGGTTATGGATAATATGTGGCTGGGTCGCTATCCCACCAAAGGTGTATTTGTCGATCAGGATAAAATGTATCGCGACACCAAAGCCATATTCGACGAGCTGGATATTGATATCGATCCGCGCGCCCGCGTGGGAACATTATCCGTTTCCCAGATGCAGATGATCGAAATTGCGAAAGCATTCTCCTATGACGCCAAAATCGTCATTATGGACGAACCTACATCCTCATTAACGGAAAAAGAGGTTAACCACCTTTTTACCATTATTCGTAAGTTGAAAGACCGCGGCTGCGGTATTGTCTATATCTCGCATAAGATGGAAGAGATCTTCCAGCTGTGCGACGAAATTACCATCCTGCGCGACGGCCAGTGGATTGCCACCCAGCCGCTGGAAGGGCTGGACATGGACAAAATCATCGCCATGATGGTGGGCCGCTCCCTGAACCAGCGCTTCCCGGACAAAGAGAACACGCCGGGCGAAGTGATCCTTGAGGTGCGCAACCTCACCTCGCTGCGCCAGCCGTCGATTCGTGACGTGTCGTTCGATCTGCATAAAGGCGAAATTCTGGGGATCGCGGGCCTGGTCGGCGCCAAGCGCACCGATATTGTGGAAACGCTGTTTGGTATTCGCGAAAAATCCGGCGGCACTATTACGCTGCACGGCAAAAAAATTAATAACCACAACGCCAACGAAGCCATTAATCACGGCTTTGCGCTGGTGACGGAAGAGCGTCGCTCAACCGGCATTTATGCTTATCTGGATATTAATTTTAACTCGCTGATCTCCAATATCCGTAACTACAAAAGTAAAATCGGTCTGCTGGACAATTCCCGCATGAAAAGCGATACCCAGTGGGTTATTGACTCCATGCGCGTGAAAACGCCGGGCCACCGTACGCAAATCGGTTCGCTTTCCGGTGGTAACCAGCAGAAGGTGATTATTGGTCGTTGGTTATTGACTCAGCCAGAAATTCTGATGCTGGACGAACCCACCCGCGGTATCGATGTGGGTGCAAAGTTTGAGATTTATCAGCTGATCGCTGAGCTGGCGAAAAAGAATAAAGGGATCATTATTATTTCTTCCGAAATGCCGGAATTGTTAGGGATCACAGATCGTATTCTGGTCATGAGCAATGGTCTCGTTGCCGGAATTGTTGACACCAAAACGACAACGCAAAACGAAATTTTACGTCTTGCGTCTTTGCACCTTTAAGATCAGGGGCTCCTCATGAGTGCGTTAAATAAAAAAAGTTTTCTCACTTACCTGAAAGAAGGCGGTATTTACGTTGTTCTTTTAGTCTTGCTGGCCATTATTATTTTCCAGGACCCTACGTTCTTAAGTCTGCTGAACTTGAGTAACATTCTGACCCAGTCTTCCGTGCGTATTATCATCGCGCTGGGCGTGGCGGGTCTTATCGTCACTCAGGGGACAGACCTGTCGGCAGGGCGTCAGGTTGGCCTGGCGGCGGTTATCGCGGCAACGCTGCTGCAGTCGATGGAAAACGCCAACAAGGTCTTCCCGGAAATGGCAACCATGCCGATTTTCGTGGTGATCCTGATTGTCTGCGCCATCGGGGCAATCATCGGCCTGATTAACGGTATCATCATCGCTTACCTGAACGTGACGCCGTTTATCACCACCCTGGGTACGATGATCATCGTTTACGGTATCAACTCCCTTTATTACGACTTTGTTGGCGCTTCCCCCATTTCGGGCTTCGACAGCGGCTTCTCGACCTTCACGCAAGGGTTTATTGCGATGGGCAGCTTCCGCCTGTCGTACATCACCTTTTATGCGCTGATTGCGGTGGCCTTCGTCTGGGTGCTGTGGAACAAAACGCGCTTCGGTAAGAACATCTTCGCCATCGGCGGGAACCCGGAAGCGGCGAAAGTTTCCGGCGTGAACGTGGCGCTGAACCTGCTGATGATCTATGCCCTGTCCGGCGTGTTCTACGCGTTTGGCGGGATGCTGGAAGCGGGGCGTATCGGCTCTGCCACCAACAACCTCGGCTTTATGTATGAGCTGGATGCGATTGCGGCCTGCGTGGTCGGCGGCGTCTCCTTCAGCGGCGGTGTCGGTACCGTCATCGGCGTGGTAACCGGTGTGATCATCTTCACCGTGATCAACTACGGTCTGACCTATATCGGCGTGAACCCTTACTGGCAGTACATTATCAAGGGCGCGATTATCATCTTCGCGGTAGCGCTGGACTCCCTGAAATACGCGCGTAAGAAATAAGAGAAGTGATGTGAAAAAGCCCGCTCTTGTAGCGGGCTTTTTTTTACCGGGCCTACAAAATCGCGATGGCAGGTCGGGTAAGGCGAAGCCGCCACCCGACGGGGTTTAGCGTTTCTTCTGCAACTCCAGCAGCTGTTCCGGCCGTACTGCCGGGTAACCCTGCGCATCTTCCGGCACTTCATGCATCGTTGGGATGGGCACCAGCGGGCCTAAAAAGCGCGGTTCGCGTTTAAAGATGTAGAGGTCAGCCAGAGCACCGAAGCGAGCGCCAAACTCACGCACGCGCACGCTGAGCATATCTTTTGGCGACGGTACCGCGTAGCACTGGGCCTGAATACCCATATGCAACGCGATAAACAGCGCACGCTCGCAGTGGAAGCGCTGGGTGATGATGATGAAGTCGTTGGTGTCGAAGACTTTGCGGGTGCGCACAATGGAGTCCAGCGTGCGGAAGCCGGCATAATCGAGCACGATATCCGCCGGGTCAACGCCGCCGGCAATCAGATCCTTACGCATCGTCACCGGTTCGTTATAGCTTTGCTGGGCGTTATCCCCGCTCAGCAGCAGGTAGTTCACCTTGCCGCTGTTATAGGCGTTCAGCGCACCCTGAATACGGTAACGGTAATACTGGTTAATAACCCCGGTGCGATAGTACTTGGCTGTGCCGAGCACCACGCCGACCTGGCGATACGGGAGATCCTGCAAATCGTCAAAGATGTAGGGGGCGGTTTTCCAGCTCATCCAGCGGTCAAGGCCAAGCACGACCAACAGCAGTATGCCGACCAGGACAGACAGGCTGTAAAAAACGCGCTTTAACATGAAGATGGCTCGTACCGAAGGTGAAATTTAACTCAGGCTACTTTACCCGCCTGGTTAGCGCAAGAATCGGTGAATCAACTGAGGGGTTTTTCAGCAAACGGGCGGGCATTTCTGCCCGCCGTCAACATTACGCCAACAGTACGCGGTCGATTGTCGAGCAGCCGAGCGCCTTCAGGGTGGCGGCGGTAGCATCCCACTGGACCAGCGGTGCATCGGCTTTTTCTGCGAGGATCGCGCGCTGGATGTCCGGGTAGTCATAGCCGTTGAGACTCAGGAGGTTGAGCGCGCCCTGCAACGGGGGCAGCGTCGGGTTAAACGCGGCGTTCTCTGCGTAGCTGCCGGTGAAGATGCGCCCGTCACGACACTGAAGCGCCACGCCGCTTGGCGATGTGCTGTAAGGGGTGTGGCTCATGTTAGCAGCGGCAATCGCCGCTTCGCTCAGCTCATCACCGGAGAGGGCGAAACCGTGGTTCTGCGCGTCCATCAGCAGCGTTTTGATCTCCAGATCTTTCGGGCCAAACGCATCTGGCAGGTAATCGCCCAGCGTATGCGGCTCACGGCCCGGCAGATTGATGCGCAGCTCAAGTCCGCTGTTCAGCTCGTTCATAAACTGGCGGCAGTGGCCGCAGGGGGTGTAGTTAACGGTGATCGCGCGCAGGCCCTTTTCACCGCGCAGCCAGGCGTGGCTGATGGCGCTCTGTTCAGCGTGAACGGTTTGCTGCATGGTGGCCCCGAGGAACTCCATGTTCCCGCCGAAGTACCAGACGCCGCTGACGCCGCGCGCGATGGCGCCAACGTTGAAGTGGGAGAGATCGGCGCGGGCGCAGGCGGCAGCCAGTGGCAGCAGTGCAAAAGCCAGTTCGTCTTCGTCCAGTCCCGTGGCTTGTTTAAGCGTCGTGACCTGCTCCGCCGTCAGCAGGGCGGGGAAATGCGTATCCGCCAGAACCGGGGCCAGGGCTGATTGCAAATTCTCTGCAAGCTGGGCGAAAGCTGTTTGAAAACGTGGGTGCATGGCGTTGCCTCATCAAGGTTAATGGATCGGTAGTGTACGGAGCCGATGGGCCTTAATATGTGATCCACTTCTCATAATGTATGCAACTTATGAAATCAAAATGAAATTTGCGCGACGCATCGCAAAATTTTAGCCCACCACGGCCAGGATCACCGGGAAGAGGAACGGGGCAATCAGCGAGGTCATGATCCCGCAGATGACCAGCGCCAGGGAGCTGAATGCGCCCTCCTGATAATCCATTTCGGCACAGCGCGCGGTACCCAGCGCGTGTGAGGCGGTACCCATCGCCAGACCCCGCGCGGCTTTAGTATGAATTTTCATCACATTAAGCAGGGTGTGGCCAAACACCGCCCCCAGGATACCCACGAAGATCACGCACATGGCGCTGATGGCCGGGATCCCACCGATGCTGCCGCCCACTGCCATGGCAATCGGCGTGGTGACGGATTTAGGCATAATGGAGGCGGCAATCTCGGGCGATGCGCCCATCAGCAGCGCTACCGATGTGCCGGTGATCATCGCCACCAGGCTGCCCAAAAAACAGATGGTAATGATGGATTTCCAGCGGGCGCGGATTTGGTGCAGCTGTTCATATAAAGGAAACGCCAGCGCCACGACGGCAGGCTGCAGCAAATCGTTTAATATTTTGCTCCCGGCAAAGTAGCGTTCGTAAGGAATGCCGGTGAGCATCAGGAAAGGAATAATCACCACCATCGCCACCAGCAGCGGGTTAAGCAGCGGCATCTTAAAACGTGCGGCCAGTTTACGCGCGGCGAAGAAGACCACCAGGGTTAACGGCAGCGACCACCAGATATTGGCTATCATTGTTTGGTTCCTTTTTGCCCGACCACTTTACGTTCGCCGTGTACCAGATGCGAACTCCAGCTCACCACCAGCAATACCACCAGCGTACTGACCGCGCAGGAGACCACAATCGGGCCGAACTGCGCTTTGAGCAAATCGAAATACTGCATCACCCCCACGCCGATAGGCACGAACAGCAGCGCCATATAGCGGATAAGTACGAAGCAACCGGGGTTGACCCACTTTGCGGGTAGCACCTGCAGCGCCAGCAGCACAAACAGGATCAGCATGCCGATAATGCTGCCGGGGATCGTGATGGGCAGCAGCGAGGCGATAAAGATCCCGGCATAGAGACAGGCGTAAATCAGGACGAATGCGCGCAGATATTGCCAGACAGTATTCAATGATTTGCTCATGGTAAAAGTCCTTGAAGAAACGCATTCATCATACAATTAAACCCAGAAGTGTGCCACGGATCACATCATGAAATTTGAGAATACCAGACATTCCGAAAGGGAACGTTGGGCATTTCACCAAATGGACAGCAGCCCGTTTGCATGCCAGTATTAGTTTCATTTATGAATCAAACGATTAACAGGCTGCACAGGAGACGATCTATGCCGTCAATCATCATTAAAACCGCCGATGAGCTCGTCAGACAGCGCCACGCCGGGGAACTGTTAGCCTCCGTCTTTACCATGTTAGACGGATTTATCGCGCCCGGCGTGACCACCATGGCGATAAACAACCGTGTTGAGGCGTTTATCGTCGATACGCTTCAGGCTCGCCCGGCCAGTAAGGGGCAGTATGATTTTCCTTATGTGCTTAACACCTCCGTCAACGAGGTGGTCTGCCACGGCATTCCTAAAGAGTCTGAACATCTGAAGTCCGGTTCAATTGTGAACGTTGATATCACCCTTGAAAAAGAGGGCCTGATTGCCGATTCCAGCAAAATGTATCTGATTGGCGATGTTTCACCGCTGGCGCGTCGGCTGGTGAAAAAAACCTACGAAGCGATGTGGAAAGGGATCAAGGCGGTGAAGCCCGGCGCGACGCTCGGGGATATCGGCCACGCTATTCAGTCGCACGTTGAAAGCAACGGCTACAGCGTGGTGCGTGAGTACTGCGGCCACGGTATCGGCAAAGAGATGCACGAGGAGCCGCAGGTGCTGCATTACGGCAAACCGGGCGAAGGTGCGATGCTGAAAGAGGGGATGGTGTTTACTATCGAGCCGATGGTCAACCAGGGCGACAGCCGCATCAAGACTAAAAAAGATGGCTGGACGGTGGTGACGCGCGATAAAAAATTGTCGGCGCAGTGGGAGCATACCATTGCGGTTACCGCAGACGGATTTGAGGTGCTCACCCTGCGTCCTGAAGAAACGATCCCGGATTAACCTCCGGGCTTCCCACTGACCCTGCGAGCAG
This region of Enterobacter cancerogenus genomic DNA includes:
- the folE gene encoding GTP cyclohydrolase I FolE, which gives rise to MSSLSKEAALVHEALVARGLETPLRPPVQELDNETRKRLISGHMTEIMQLLNLDLSDDSLMETPHRIAKMYVDEIFSGLDYANFPKITVIENKMKVDEMVTVRDITLTSTCEHHFVTIDGKATVAYIPKDTVIGLSKINRIVQFFSQRPQVQERLTQQILTALQTLLGTNNVAVSIDAVHYCVKARGVRDATSATTTTSLGGLFKSSQNTRQEFLRAVRHHN
- the yeiB gene encoding DUF418 domain-containing protein YeiB; translation: MERNVTLDFVRGVAILGILLLNINAFGLPKAAYLNPAWYGEIARSDAWTWAVLDLFAQVKFLTLFALLFGAGLQLLLRRGTRWIQARLTLLVILGFIHGLFFWDGDILLAYGLVGLICWRLIRDAPSVKSLFNTGVMLYVMGLSVLVLLGLISGDSTNRAWIPDAAHLQYEQFWKLKGGTEAISNRADMLGDNLIALGAQYGWQLAGMMLMGASLMRTGWLKGEFSPRHYRLTGAGLVLLGLLINLPAVVMQWHLAWNYRWCAFLLQAPRELSAPFQTIGYAALIYGFWPQLSRLWIVSAVACVGRMALSNYLLQTLICTTLFYRFGLFMKFDRLTLLAFVIPVWAVNLAFSVIWLRYFRQGPLEWVWRQLTALASGVSLSNTTR
- the galS gene encoding HTH-type transcriptional regulator GalS gives rise to the protein MITIRDVARLAGVSVATVSRVLNNSALVSPETREAVVKAVTQLGYRPNANAQALATQVSDTIGVVVMDVSDAFFGALVKAVDVVAQQHQKYVLIGNSYHEAEKERYAIEVLIRQRCNALIVHSKALSDEELAGFMEQIPGMVLINRIVPGYAHRCVGLDNVSGAMMATRMLINNGHQRVGYLASSHHIEDDDMRREGWQNALKEQGIVPLDSWIGTGTPDMQGGEAAMVELLGRNLQLSAVFAYNDSMAAGALTALKDNGIAVPQHLSLIGFDDIPIARYTDPQLTTVRYPIASMAKLATELALQGAAGMLDAGATHCFMPTLVRRHSVSIRQIVAPITN
- the mglB gene encoding galactose/glucose ABC transporter substrate-binding protein MglB produces the protein MNKKVLTLSAVMASMLFGAAAHAADTRIGVTIYKYDDNFMSVVRKAIEKDAKAAPDVQLLMNDSQNDQSKQNDQIDVLLAKGVKALAINLVDPAAAGTVIEKARGQNVPIVFFNKEPSRKALDSYDKAFYVGTDSKESGIIQGDLIAKHWAANPNWDLNKDGQIQFVLLKGEPGHPDAEARTTYVIKELNDKGLKTQQLALDTAMWDTAQAKDKMDAWLSGPNANKIEVVIANNDAMAMGAVEALKAHNKSSIPVFGVDALPEALALVKSGAMAGTVLNDANNQAKATFDLAKNLADGKGAAEGTNWKIENKIVRVPYVGVDQSNLAEFLGK
- the mglA gene encoding galactose/methyl galactoside ABC transporter ATP-binding protein MglA, producing the protein MVSTTTQSSGEYLLEMSGINKSFPGVKALDNVNLKVRPHSIHALMGENGAGKSTLLKCLFGIYQKDSGSILFQGKEIDFHSAKEALENGISMVHQELNLVLQRSVMDNMWLGRYPTKGVFVDQDKMYRDTKAIFDELDIDIDPRARVGTLSVSQMQMIEIAKAFSYDAKIVIMDEPTSSLTEKEVNHLFTIIRKLKDRGCGIVYISHKMEEIFQLCDEITILRDGQWIATQPLEGLDMDKIIAMMVGRSLNQRFPDKENTPGEVILEVRNLTSLRQPSIRDVSFDLHKGEILGIAGLVGAKRTDIVETLFGIREKSGGTITLHGKKINNHNANEAINHGFALVTEERRSTGIYAYLDINFNSLISNIRNYKSKIGLLDNSRMKSDTQWVIDSMRVKTPGHRTQIGSLSGGNQQKVIIGRWLLTQPEILMLDEPTRGIDVGAKFEIYQLIAELAKKNKGIIIISSEMPELLGITDRILVMSNGLVAGIVDTKTTTQNEILRLASLHL
- the mglC gene encoding galactose/methyl galactoside ABC transporter permease MglC produces the protein MSALNKKSFLTYLKEGGIYVVLLVLLAIIIFQDPTFLSLLNLSNILTQSSVRIIIALGVAGLIVTQGTDLSAGRQVGLAAVIAATLLQSMENANKVFPEMATMPIFVVILIVCAIGAIIGLINGIIIAYLNVTPFITTLGTMIIVYGINSLYYDFVGASPISGFDSGFSTFTQGFIAMGSFRLSYITFYALIAVAFVWVLWNKTRFGKNIFAIGGNPEAAKVSGVNVALNLLMIYALSGVFYAFGGMLEAGRIGSATNNLGFMYELDAIAACVVGGVSFSGGVGTVIGVVTGVIIFTVINYGLTYIGVNPYWQYIIKGAIIIFAVALDSLKYARKK
- the sanA gene encoding outer membrane permeability protein SanA, whose protein sequence is MLKRVFYSLSVLVGILLLVVLGLDRWMSWKTAPYIFDDLQDLPYRQVGVVLGTAKYYRTGVINQYYRYRIQGALNAYNSGKVNYLLLSGDNAQQSYNEPVTMRKDLIAGGVDPADIVLDYAGFRTLDSIVRTRKVFDTNDFIIITQRFHCERALFIALHMGIQAQCYAVPSPKDMLSVRVREFGARFGALADLYIFKREPRFLGPLVPIPTMHEVPEDAQGYPAVRPEQLLELQKKR
- the cdd gene encoding cytidine deaminase, coding for MHPRFQTAFAQLAENLQSALAPVLADTHFPALLTAEQVTTLKQATGLDEDELAFALLPLAAACARADLSHFNVGAIARGVSGVWYFGGNMEFLGATMQQTVHAEQSAISHAWLRGEKGLRAITVNYTPCGHCRQFMNELNSGLELRINLPGREPHTLGDYLPDAFGPKDLEIKTLLMDAQNHGFALSGDELSEAAIAAANMSHTPYSTSPSGVALQCRDGRIFTGSYAENAAFNPTLPPLQGALNLLSLNGYDYPDIQRAILAEKADAPLVQWDATAATLKALGCSTIDRVLLA
- a CDS encoding CidB/LrgB family autolysis modulator, which encodes MIANIWWSLPLTLVVFFAARKLAARFKMPLLNPLLVAMVVIIPFLMLTGIPYERYFAGSKILNDLLQPAVVALAFPLYEQLHQIRARWKSIITICFLGSLVAMITGTSVALLMGASPEIAASIMPKSVTTPIAMAVGGSIGGIPAISAMCVIFVGILGAVFGHTLLNVMKIHTKAARGLAMGTASHALGTARCAEMDYQEGAFSSLALVICGIMTSLIAPFLFPVILAVVG
- a CDS encoding CidA/LrgA family protein, with product MSKSLNTVWQYLRAFVLIYACLYAGIFIASLLPITIPGSIIGMLILFVLLALQVLPAKWVNPGCFVLIRYMALLFVPIGVGVMQYFDLLKAQFGPIVVSCAVSTLVVLLVVSWSSHLVHGERKVVGQKGTKQ
- the map gene encoding type I methionyl aminopeptidase, producing the protein MPSIIIKTADELVRQRHAGELLASVFTMLDGFIAPGVTTMAINNRVEAFIVDTLQARPASKGQYDFPYVLNTSVNEVVCHGIPKESEHLKSGSIVNVDITLEKEGLIADSSKMYLIGDVSPLARRLVKKTYEAMWKGIKAVKPGATLGDIGHAIQSHVESNGYSVVREYCGHGIGKEMHEEPQVLHYGKPGEGAMLKEGMVFTIEPMVNQGDSRIKTKKDGWTVVTRDKKLSAQWEHTIAVTADGFEVLTLRPEETIPD